A single region of the Grus americana isolate bGruAme1 chromosome 3, bGruAme1.mat, whole genome shotgun sequence genome encodes:
- the PELI1 gene encoding E3 ubiquitin-protein ligase pellino homolog 1 isoform X1: protein MYCKSKWKCGYNLTVLGHGNNEKSVPQLLIRDLKFEKKSLAKLMFSPDQENHPSKAPVKYGELIVLGYNGSLPNGDRGRRKSRFALFKRPKANGVKPSTVHIACTPQAAKAISNKDQHSISYTLSRAQTVVVEYTHDSNTDMFQIGRSTESPIDFVVTDTVPGSQSNSDTQSVQSTISRFACRIICERNPPFTARIYAAGFDSSKNIFLGEKAAKWKTSDGQMDGLTTNGVLVMHPRNGFTEDSKPGVWREISVCGNVFSLRETRSAQQRGKMVENETNQLQDGSLIDLCGATLLWRTAEGLSRTPTVKHLEALRQEINAARPQCPVGFNTLAFPSMKRKDVVDEKQPWVYLNCGHVHGYHNWGNKEERDGKDRECPMCRSVGPYVPLWLGCEAGFYVDAGPPTHAFSPCGHVCSEKTTAYWSQIPLPHGTHTFHAACPFCAHQLAGEQGYIRLIFQGPLD, encoded by the exons gaaataatgaaaaaagtgtGCCACAACTCTTGATCAGAGACCTGAAATTTGAGAAGAAGTCATTAGCTAAGCTCATGTTTTCTCCTGATCAAGAAAATCATCCATCAAAAGCACCAGTAAAATATGGTGAATTGATTGTATTAGG GTACAATGGGTCTCTCCCAAATGGAGatagaggaagaagaaaaagtaggtttgctttatttaaaaggcCCAAGGCAAACGGGGTGAAACCAAGCACTGTGCATATTGCCTGTACCCCTCAAGCAGCAAAG GCAATAAGTAATAAGGACCAACACAGCATATCTTACACGTTGTCTCGAGCCCAGACAGTAGTAGTTGAATATACACATGACAGCAACACAGATATGTTCCAG ATTGGTCGGTCAACGGAGAGTCCTATAGACTTTGTTGTGACAGATACAGTTCCTGGAAGTCAGAGTAATTCAGATACGCAGTCTGTGCAGAGCACTATATCAAGGTTTGCCTGCAGAATCATATGTGAACGTAACCCTCCTTTTACAGCAAGAATATATGCTGCAGGATTTGACTCTTCAAAAAACATCTTTCTTGGG GAGAAAGCCGCAAAATGGAAGACATCAGATGGGCAAATGGATGGACTAACCACAAATGGAGTTCTTGTTATGCATCCCCGTAATGGCTTTACAGAAGACTCTAAGCCAGGGGTGTGGAGAGAGATATCTGTGTGTGGAAATGTGTTCAGCCTCCGTGAAACCAGATCagctcagcagagaggaaaaatg GTTGAGAACGAAACGAACCAGCTCCAAGATGGCTCTCTAATTGACCTGTGTGGAGCAACACTGCTGTGGCGCACTGCGGAAGGGCTGTCACGCACTCCTACTGTCAAGCACCTGGAGGCTCTAAGGCAGGAAATAAATGCAGCAAGGCCCCAATGTCCGGTGGGGTTTAACACCTTGGCGTTCCCCAGCATGAAGAGAAAAGATGTTGTAGACGAAAAGCAGCCGTGGGTGTATCTGAACTGTGGCCATGTCCACGGCTATCACAACTGGGGAAACAAAGAGGAGAGAGACGGCAAGGATCGCGAGTGTCCCATGTGCCGCTCTGTCGGCCCCTATGTGCCTCTGTGGCTTGGATGTGAAGCGGGATTTTATGTGGATGCAGGACCTCCGACTCATGCATTCAGCCCATGTGGACATGTGTGCTCAGAAAAGACAACTGCATATTGGTCCCAAATTCCTCTTCCTCACGGTACTCACACTTTTCACGCAGCCTGTCCGTTCTGTGCGCATCAGCTGGCTGGTGAGCAAGGTTACATCAGACTCATTTTCCAAGGACCTCTTGACTAA
- the PELI1 gene encoding E3 ubiquitin-protein ligase pellino homolog 1 isoform X2 — MFSPDQENHPSKAPVKYGELIVLGYNGSLPNGDRGRRKSRFALFKRPKANGVKPSTVHIACTPQAAKAISNKDQHSISYTLSRAQTVVVEYTHDSNTDMFQIGRSTESPIDFVVTDTVPGSQSNSDTQSVQSTISRFACRIICERNPPFTARIYAAGFDSSKNIFLGEKAAKWKTSDGQMDGLTTNGVLVMHPRNGFTEDSKPGVWREISVCGNVFSLRETRSAQQRGKMVENETNQLQDGSLIDLCGATLLWRTAEGLSRTPTVKHLEALRQEINAARPQCPVGFNTLAFPSMKRKDVVDEKQPWVYLNCGHVHGYHNWGNKEERDGKDRECPMCRSVGPYVPLWLGCEAGFYVDAGPPTHAFSPCGHVCSEKTTAYWSQIPLPHGTHTFHAACPFCAHQLAGEQGYIRLIFQGPLD, encoded by the exons ATGTTTTCTCCTGATCAAGAAAATCATCCATCAAAAGCACCAGTAAAATATGGTGAATTGATTGTATTAGG GTACAATGGGTCTCTCCCAAATGGAGatagaggaagaagaaaaagtaggtttgctttatttaaaaggcCCAAGGCAAACGGGGTGAAACCAAGCACTGTGCATATTGCCTGTACCCCTCAAGCAGCAAAG GCAATAAGTAATAAGGACCAACACAGCATATCTTACACGTTGTCTCGAGCCCAGACAGTAGTAGTTGAATATACACATGACAGCAACACAGATATGTTCCAG ATTGGTCGGTCAACGGAGAGTCCTATAGACTTTGTTGTGACAGATACAGTTCCTGGAAGTCAGAGTAATTCAGATACGCAGTCTGTGCAGAGCACTATATCAAGGTTTGCCTGCAGAATCATATGTGAACGTAACCCTCCTTTTACAGCAAGAATATATGCTGCAGGATTTGACTCTTCAAAAAACATCTTTCTTGGG GAGAAAGCCGCAAAATGGAAGACATCAGATGGGCAAATGGATGGACTAACCACAAATGGAGTTCTTGTTATGCATCCCCGTAATGGCTTTACAGAAGACTCTAAGCCAGGGGTGTGGAGAGAGATATCTGTGTGTGGAAATGTGTTCAGCCTCCGTGAAACCAGATCagctcagcagagaggaaaaatg GTTGAGAACGAAACGAACCAGCTCCAAGATGGCTCTCTAATTGACCTGTGTGGAGCAACACTGCTGTGGCGCACTGCGGAAGGGCTGTCACGCACTCCTACTGTCAAGCACCTGGAGGCTCTAAGGCAGGAAATAAATGCAGCAAGGCCCCAATGTCCGGTGGGGTTTAACACCTTGGCGTTCCCCAGCATGAAGAGAAAAGATGTTGTAGACGAAAAGCAGCCGTGGGTGTATCTGAACTGTGGCCATGTCCACGGCTATCACAACTGGGGAAACAAAGAGGAGAGAGACGGCAAGGATCGCGAGTGTCCCATGTGCCGCTCTGTCGGCCCCTATGTGCCTCTGTGGCTTGGATGTGAAGCGGGATTTTATGTGGATGCAGGACCTCCGACTCATGCATTCAGCCCATGTGGACATGTGTGCTCAGAAAAGACAACTGCATATTGGTCCCAAATTCCTCTTCCTCACGGTACTCACACTTTTCACGCAGCCTGTCCGTTCTGTGCGCATCAGCTGGCTGGTGAGCAAGGTTACATCAGACTCATTTTCCAAGGACCTCTTGACTAA